The window CCAACCTCCACCCCCTAGAGGCCCCAGGTGCCTGTGCCCCAtagctgggggggtccccaggggcccgtgccccccaagtccccccccacGTACCGCGAATCCGGAGGTGGGAGTGGGCCATGAGCCGCCCCAGCACCTGCTGCATCTGCCCCACACGCCGTGGGGAGAAGGACTCGGGGCGGGCCCGGGTCTGCACAAACACTgcagggggggatgtggggtgggggggtcacttgtggggctgggggaggtggttaTAGGACTCggggggcagttatggggctgggggtagTGTTTgagggggtggttatggggctggggcatcagctgtggggctgggggggttatggggctgggagcggtggggggggttatggggctggagggggtagTTATGGGACAGGGGGGCGGTTATGGGGCTGTGGGTGGTGAttatggggctgagggggtcagttgtggggctgggggaggcagttatggggctgggggaggtggctgggggtcagctggggggctggagaggctggctatggggctgagggggtttgctatggggctgggggtgtcacctgtggggctgggggaggcggttatggggctgggagcatTGTTTTGGGgctggttgtggggctgggaggggtcaGATGTGGCGCTgggggggcggtgtggggggtgtgtgtctatAGGGCAGGGTGGTCACTTGTGGGGTGGGATCCGTGGGGCTCACCCAGCTGGGGGTAATACTCCGAGGGCTCctcggggccggtggcgccgcTGGGCTCGTGGCCGGGGGACGGCGTGGGGGGTTTCACCATCTCCGCCGTCTGCAGGAAcctggggggcagccgtggggcagggattggctatggggcagctatggggcaggatctggggggcagctgtggggcaggttttgaggctgggggggggggggggggcggtaagttgtggggctggaggagtgGTTGGGGGGCACCTACGGGGAAAGAACTGGGGTTGGGGGGATGGCCGTGGGGCAGCTATAGGGCAGCTATAGGGCAGCTATGGGAAAgccgtggggcagctgtggggcagccgtgggatGACTGTGGGATGCCTacggaggagctggggggggggctatggggctgttgtggggcagctatggggcaaccgtggggcagctatggggcggccgtggggcagctgtggggcggccatggggcagctgtggggcagctatggggcgggCGCACCGGTAGAGGCCGGGGTCGGTGAACCAGTCCTGCACCAGCTCTGGGATGCctgtgtgggagctgtggggcggccgtggggcagctctggggcggccgtggggcagctatggggcagctatggggcgggCGCACCGGTAGAGGCCGGGGTCGGTGAACCAGTCCTGCACCAGCTCTGGGATGCctgtgtgggagctgtggggcggccgtggggcagctgtggggcggccgtggggcagctatggggcagctatggggcagctatggggcagctatggggcgggCGCACCGGTAGAGGCCGGGGTCGGTGAACCAGTCCTGCACCAGCAGCACCACGTGGCAGACGGTGAAGAGGAAGGCGGCGATCTGCAGCGACTGCCCCACACGTGTGGGGCGGGACCCACGGGTcaggtgtggggcaggacccaTAGATCAGGCagaccgcccccccccacccccttaatTAACGACCCCCGACTAATTAGTCCCGATTAATCACCCCCAATTAATTGACTCCAATTCGTTATTGGTAATTAATGTATGCTAATTAATTTATGCTAATTGATTTATGCTAATTGATTTATGCTAATTGATTTATGCTAATTGATTATTGCCAATTAAACAGACCCATCAGCCCTTTACACCCCTATTACCCTGGTAGCACCGCTAGTTACGCTTAATTAATTACCCTTAATTATCTTTAATTACCCTTAATTACCTCATTAGTGCCCTTAATTACCTTTAATTACCGCTAGTTACTCTCAATTAGCTTTAATTATCTCATTGACACCCCGAATTATGCCTAATTACACTATGACCACCCTTAATTAGCCCAGTGGTGCCGCTAATAAAGGTTAATTACCCTTAATTATTCTACTAGCGCCCCTAATTACCACTAATTGCCCTTAATTATTCCCTTAGCGCTCCTATATTAGCCTTAATTACCCCTAATCAACCAATTACGACCCCTAATGACCCTGTTCCCACCCTTAATTGGCCCGTTGGCACCCCCCATCTACCCACTAATTATCCCTAATTAAGGCTAACGACGTCTAATtaacccctcctcccccctcctcagccTCCCCTATGGGCCTCTTCCCCCCCAATTCCCACTTAATTACCCCTAATTAAGCCTCATCACCCCTAATTATGCCTAATTACCCCAATTAAGCTTAATTACCTCAATTAAGCCTAATTGTCCTAATTAACCCCCCCGGTACTGCCTAttctccgcttccccccccccccgggcctaTTCCCCCCATATACCACCTAATTACCATCTAATTAGCCCTAATTAGTCCTAATTAACCCTAATCACCCCTAATTAAGCCTAATTAACCTTAATTAACCCCCCTTCCcgcctctccccacctccccccgggcCTATTTCCCCGTTATTCTCCCCTTATTCCCACGTAATTACCCTTAATTACTCTCTAATTAAGGCTAACGAGGCCTAACGCTGCCTAATTAGTGCTAATTAAGGCTGCTTACCTGCATCTCCACgtaggtgtggggcaggctgtaCTCGGGGGGCAGCTTCCGCTCGTTGTTAATGAGGTGGTCGAGGAGGGCGGGGCTGAGGATGGGCTGccattcgggggggggggggggaggttaaTTAGCGCTAATTAGCGGCTTCGTTAACctgcagacatccccccccctcccccccccaccaccaccaccttcggGGGTCGTTAAtgggaaaatggggggggggggaggggagggggggggaggggagcgggggggggttCCTGAGGGGTAATTAATTAGGGGGGATTAATTAGGGGGAATTAATTAGGGGTAATTAGGGGGAATGGAGGCGGGCGGGGCGGAGGAGCCCCACCTGGGTGTCGAGGAAGACGACGCGCTCCTGCGTGATGAAGAAGTCGATGCCGCCCGTCtgcgcccccccccgctcccgcagcTCCGGCGCCTGCGGCGGGAACACGAACGACCTGCGCCGGCAccaccagtacggaccagtacagaccagtacagaccggtacggaccagtacggaccagtatggaccGGTACGGACCGGTACGGACCAGCacgaccagtatggaccagtacggaccagtatggaccagcacgaccagtacggaccagtacagaccggtacggaccagtacggaccagtacggactAGCAcaaccagtacggaccagtatggaccagtacggaCCGGTATGGACCggtacggaccagtacggaccgGTACGGACCAGTACAGACCGGTATGGACCGGTACGGAGCAGTACGGAGCAGTACGGACCGGTACGGACCcgtacggaccagtacggaccagtacggactAGCAcaaccagtacggaccagtacggaccagtatggaccagtatggaccGGTACGGACCGGTACGGACCAGTACAGACCGGTacggaccagtacagaccagtacggaccagcACGGACCAGTACAGACTggtacggaccagtacggaccagtacggactAGCAcaaccagtacagaccagtatggaccagtatggaccggtacggaccagtatggaccagcatgaccagtacagaccagcacgaccagtacggaccagcacggaccagtacggaccagcaTGGACCGGCACGGACCAGTACGGACTGGCACGGACCGgtatggaccagtatggaccagtatggaccGGTACAGACCAGTagggaccagtacggaccagcaCGGACCAGCacgaccagtacggaccagtatggaccagtatggaccagcacGACCGGTACGGACCAGCACGGGACCAGTAGGGACCAGCATGcaccagtacacaccagtacatcccagtgcccccccagggctcccccagtCCATCCcggtgccccccagtccctcccattcccctcccagtgcctcccagttcctcccgttccttcccagtccctcccagtcaaCCCCgctgcctcccagtccctcccagtatcccccagtcccctcccccagtgccctccagtccctcccagcgccCTCCTGgttcctcccagtcccctcccagtacatcccagtccatcccagtcctcccgacccccctgcccccctcccagtgccccttgCTCCAGCCCgttcccctcccagtccctcccagtgccccccattctcctccagccccctcccagtccctcccagtatctcccagtcccatcccagtatgtcccagtgcccccagtaccgcGGGTCCTCCTCGGGCTGGTTGTggccagcagggagaggagggtggaCTTCCcggtgccctgcagccccagcgccccCACCACCAGCACGTCCGTCTGCTCCAGCAggaactgggaggactgggatgcactggggGCACGGGgaccggccccccccgcccccccttagccccgccccccgcccccaagccccgccccctctccCTTTAGACCCGCCCGAGACCCCGCCCCTCCCCGTTAGCCCCGCCCCCCCTTAGCCCCCGCCCATTGGCCCAGAAGCCCCGCCCCCCCTTAGCCTCGGGCTCCGCCCCTTCGCCCCCTCGGCGttagccccgcccccccccccgaggcgcccccagccccataaccaccccccaactgcccccccagccccacaactgcccccccagccccataaccacccccccagccccgtaaCCACCCCCCAAccaccactcccagccccacaactgcccccccagccccataaccacctctcccagccccataaccaccccccaactaccactcccagccccacaactgcccccccagccccataaccacccccccagccccgtaaCCACCCCCCCAActaccactcccagccccacaactgcccccccagccccataaccacctctcccagccccataaccaccccccaaccaccactcccagccccacaactgcccccccagccccataaccacccccccagccccgtaaCCACCCCCCCAActaccactcccagccccacaactgccccccagACCCATaaccaccctctcccagccccataaccaccccccaaccaccactcccagccccacaactgccccccagccccataaccacccccaactaccactcccagccccacaactgcccccccagccccataaccacctcTCCCAGCCCCGTAACCACCCCCCAACtaccactcccagccccataactgccccccAATCCCATAGCAgaactcccagccccataaccactcCCCAACcaccactcccagccccataaccacctcccccagccccataaccaccccccaaCCACCACTCCCaaccccacaactgcccccccagccccctaaccacccccccagccccataaccacccccaactaccactcccagccccataaccacctcccccagccccataaccaccccccaactaccactcccagccccataaccacctcCCCCAACCCCATAACCACTCCCCAActaccactcccagccccacaactgcccccccagccccataaccacctcccccagccccataaccaccccccaactaccactcccagccccacaactgcccccccagccccataaccacctcccccagccccataaccaccccccaaCCACCATTCCtagccccacaactgccccccagccccataaccacctctcccagccccataaccaccccccaactaccactcccagccccacaactgcccccccagccccataaccacctcccccagccccataaccaccccccaaCTAccattcccagccccacaactgccccccagccccataaccacctcccccagccccataaccgcTCCCCAActaccactcccagccccacaactgcccccccagccccataaccacccccccagccccataaccaccccccaaCTAccattcccagccccacaactgcccccccagccccataaccacctcccccagccccataaccaccccccaactaccactcccagccccacaactgcccccccagccccgtaaCCACCCCCCAACtaccactcccagccccataactgcccccccagcccatAGCAgaactcccagccccataaccactcCCCAACcaccactcccagccccatagcagaaCCCCCAGCCTAATAACTAGCCCCCAACCCACGGTCCCTGCCCCATAACCGCCCCCGTCCAGATCCAtaaccaccccccaacccccactCACAGACCCATaaccacgccccccccccccccccccccccccagccccataaccacccccccaGCCAAGCCCCGCCAGGCAGCTGGACACCGCCCCCCCTCCCAtagggcccccccccgccccatagatgacccccccaccccatagatgacccccccacccacctccaGGGCGCTGTCACACCAGTTCATCTGCTCGTCCACCAGTTTGATGCTGGTTTTCATCTTCTCAGGGGCCGCCAGCCGGGCCTGGCCTGCCaccgctggggggggggcggggcttgtgGGGGGACCACGCCCTTCATCGGCCACGCCCCTTCTCTGGCCgagcccccaaaccccacccccacccccctcccgcaCCTTCTCCATGGGAGCCTGGCCcaaagccccgccccccccccgcaggccccgccccttcccttTGGCCACACCCTCTCCCTCTTAGCCACGCCCCTTTCCGCTGTAACCCCGCCCCTCCAGTACTCCCTTGGCCACGCCCCTTCCTCTTTAACCACGCCCCCCATAGCCCCACCCCTCCCTGTAGCCCTCTCCCCTCGCCTTGACCACGCCCCCCTTCTCccggaggccacgccccctccccgttATCCCCCCTCCCCTCGGCCCCTCTAGCTCCGCCCCTCCCTTTaccgcgcccccctcccccttagccccgccccttcccgctgtgaccccgccccctccctgtACCCCCTTCcccgtggccacgccccctccccctttaGCCCCGCCCTTTCCCCTTTAACCACGCCCCCTCGCCCTTCGCCCCGCCCACTCACGGTCGAGCCCgccggggggggcagccccctgcCGTGCAATTGGTAGACAGGCTGGGTGGGGCGGGGCCCTTCCCGCTCGCGGGGCGGGGCCAGCGAcggcccctcccccccgccggccacgccccctcctcctcctcctcctcctcctccggcggccccggccccgccccgccccgcccctccccctcctccctcctcccccccccgcgccttcATCAGCACgatggggggggcgggcggggggggggccgggccgggacctGCCTTtgagggcagctggggggggggggggggggggggggggaagggagtgACGTCATCAAGGGGGCGGGGCCTCACAAGGCGGGGGGTGCTCAGGAAAGGGGTGGTGCCCCCCCaaagtgcccccaaacccccctcaaATTGCCCCAAACCCCTGAAAATTGCCCCCgatcccccccccaaatttaCCCCCCCTTCCCAAATTGACCCCAACCCCCCAGACTGatcccaaaccccccaaaattgcCACCAAACACCAAGTCGgtcccaaaccccccaaaattacccctccccccccccccccgaaattgACCCCAACGCCCCAAATTGaccccaaccccccaaaattGCCCCTCCCCAAACCGCCCAAGTTCACCCGGACCCTCCCCCCCCANNNNNNNNNNNNNNNNNNNNNNNNNNNNNNNNNNNNNNNNNNNNNNNNNNNNNNNNNNNNNNNNNNNNNNNNNNNNNNNNNNNNNNNNNNNNNNNNNNNNNNNNNNNNNNNNNNNNNNNNNNNNNNNNNNNNNNNNNNNNNNNNNNNNNNNNNNNNNNNNNNNNNNNNNNNNNNNNNNNNNNNNNNNNNNNNNNNNNNNNCTGAGGAACCTCAAAATCGGGCTGAAGGACCCAAACCCCCTCGTTATCACCCCCAAAAGGGGCCGAGGGACACCAAAAACGGGCTGAGGAACCTCAAAATCGGGCTGAAGGACCCAAACCCCCTCGTTATCACCCCCAAAAGGGGCCGAGGGACACCAAAAACGGGCTGAGGAACCTCAAAAACAGGCTGAAGGACACCAAAAAGGCTTTGGTGGACCCAAAACCCCCAGGTTATCACCCCGAAAACATCCTGAGGAACCTCAAAAGTGGGTTGAAGGACCCAAAACCCCTTGTTATCACCCCAAAAACATCCTGAGGAACCTCAAAAGTGGGCTGAAGGACCCAAAACCCCAGGTTATCACCCCAAAAATGTCCTGAGGAACCTCAAAAGTGGGCTGAAGGACCCAAAACTCCTTGTTATCCCCCCCAAAATGGGCTGAGGGACACCAAAAATGGGCTGAGGAACCTCAAGAAGGGTTTGAGGAACCTCAAAAATGTCCTGGGGACcccgatgtccccagtgtccccattgggTCATCACCATCGCCCCAACCCCACTGTCCCCAATGTCCCAAGAGAGTTGTCCCCAACCCCGATGTCCCCATTGGGTCATCGCCATCACCccaatgtccctgatgtccccatggggTCGTCCCCAACGTCCCTGATGTCCCAAAGTCGTCCCCAACCCCGATGTCCCCATCGGGTCATCGCCATCACCccaatgtccccgatgtcccaAGAGAGTTGTCCCCAACCCCGATGTCCCCATCGGGTCATCACCATCACCCCactgtccctgatgtccccatcgGGTCGTCGCCATCACCCCAACGTCCCCGATGTCCCAAGAGAGTTGTCCCCAACCCTGATGTCCCCATTGGGTCATCGCCATCACCCCAACGTCCCTGATGTCCCAaagctgtccccatccccgaTGTCCCAAAGTTGTCCCCAACCCCGATGTCCCCATTGGGTCATCGCCATCACCCCAACGTCCCTGATGTCCCAAAGTTGTCCCCATCCCCGATGTCCCAAAGTTGTCCCCAACCCCGATGTCCCCATCAGGTCATTGCCATCACCCCAATGTCCCCGATGTCCTAAGAGAGTTGTCCCCAACCCTGATGTCCCCATCGTGTCATCGCCATCACCCCactgtccctgatgtccccattgGGTCATCGCCATCACCCCAACGTCCCCGATGTCCTAAGAGAGTTGTCCCCAACCCCGATGTCCCCATCGTGTCATCGCCATCACCCAACGTCCCCGATGTCTCAAAGTTGTCCCCAACCCCAATGTCCCCATTGGGTCATCGCCATCACCCCACTGTCCCCGATGTCCCAAGAGAGTTGTCCCCAACACCGATGTCCCCATTGGGTCATTGCCATCACCCCAACGTCCCCATCGTGTCATCGCCATCGCCCCAACGTCCCTGATGTCTCAAAGTTGTCCCCAACCCCGATGTCCCCATTGGGTCATCGCCATCACCccaatgtccccgatgtcccaAAGTTGTCCCCGCCCCCGATGTCCCAAGAGAGTTGTCCCCAACCCCAATGTCCCCATCGTGTCATCGCCATCACCCAACTTCCCCGATGTCTCAAAGTTGTCCCCAACCCCGATGTCCCCATCGGGTCATTGTCATCACCCCACTGTCCCCGATGTCCTAAAGTTGTCCCCAACGCCGATGTCCCCATAGGTCATCACCATCACCCCACTGTCCCTGATGTCCCAAAGTTGTCCCCAACCCCGATGTCCCCATCGGGTCATTGTCATCACCCCACTGTCCCTGATGTCCCAAAGTTGTCCCCAACCCCGATGTCCCCATCAGGTCATCGCCATCACCCCactgtccccgatgtccccatgggGTCGTCCCCATCGCGTCCCCCACACCCCACCTTCCCCATAGCGTCCTCCCCCGTGctcacctcccccccgcccctcccttaACGTCACCCGCCTCCTTGTCCCCGCAGGCTCGTCCCCGGTGGCCTGTCACCCCCTGCAGCTGGGGGGCgccttggtggtggtggtggcccagctgggggggggctcggccgTCTGGCGACGGGCCGGCGGCCCCGGCAGCCGTTTCGTCCGCTTGCAAGCCCTGGGCAACGGTCGCTTGCGACGACCCCACGCGGTGGCCAGCGCCCGCTTGGGGGGTCACTGGTACCTGGGGGTGGCCGACAGCTCCAAGGGGGGCACCAGCACCCTCTTCCGTTGGGGGGGCCGGGGCTTCTACCCCCACCAAGCCCTTCGGCCTTGGCACCGCGACACCCACCTGGAGTtcctggagctgggggggcgGCCGGCTTTGGTGGTCTGCAGCGGCACGAGGAGACCTTTGGTCTATCGGTGGAGCGGGGGGGCCTTCGCCCCCCACACCGACATCCCCCACGTGCCCGACGTCTACGCGGCCAAGCACTTCCGCCTGCGGGGCCACGTCTTCCTCTGCCTCACCCGCTTCCTGGGGGACGCCAAGgtgaggggcggggcggggtggggggccgCCAGCAGAGTGGGTCCACGGGGGGGTCCGTCACCATCACGTGTTTATGGGGAGCCACCAGCAGAGCGGGTCCGTGGGAGTCCATCATCACGACGTGCCCATGGGGGTCCACCAGCATCATGGGTTCATGGAGGGTCACCAGCATCATGGGTCCATGGGGGGGGGTCCATCACCGTCACGTGTTTATGGGGGGCCACCAGCAGAGCGGGTCCATGGGGGTCCATCATCACGACGTGCCCATGGGGGTCCACCAGCATCATGGGTCCATGGGGGGGTCTGTCACCGTCACGTGTTTATGGGGGGCCACCAGCAGCATGGGTCTGTGGGGGTCCATCATCATGACGTGCCCGTGGGGGTCCACCAGCATCATGGGTCCATGGAGAGCCACCAGCATCATGGGTCCATGGGGGGGTCCATCACCGTCACGTGTTTATGGGGGGCCACCAGCATCATGGAGGGCCACCAGCATCATGGGTCCATGGGGGGTCCATCACCGTCACATGTTTATGGGGGGCCACCAGCAGAGTGGGTCCATGGGAGTCTATCACCATCATGTGTTCATGGACCAAACCTTtttgagatgccaccacc is drawn from Larus michahellis chromosome 27, bLarMic1.1, whole genome shotgun sequence and contains these coding sequences:
- the SMG9 gene encoding LOW QUALITY PROTEIN: nonsense-mediated mRNA decay factor SMG9 (The sequence of the model RefSeq protein was modified relative to this genomic sequence to represent the inferred CDS: inserted 1 base in 1 codon) translates to MKTSIKLVDEQMNWCDSALEFLLEQTDVLVVGALGLQGTGKSTLLSLLAXNQPEEDPRSFVFPPQAPELRERGGAQTGGIDFFITQERVVFLDTQPILSPALLDHLINNERKLPPEYSLPHTYVEMQSLQIAAFLFTVCHVVLLVQDWFTDPGLYRFLQTAEMVKPPTPSPGHEPSGATGPEEPSEYYPQLVFVQTRARPESFSPRRVGQMQQVLGRLMAHSHLRIRGSLSMRELVPGLPPGPPEADINLFLLPPMEGEGGDDPPPRPGGGGGALFPLLPPFRGPGAFGPLLARLRGRVLAAARAQLSHSLLTERNWFHYAARIWDGVKKSSALAEYGRLLG
- the LOC141735012 gene encoding leucine-rich repeat LGI family member 4-like yields the protein MSPSGSSPVACHPLQLGGALVVVVAQLGGGSAVWRRAGGPGSRFVRLQALGNGRLRRPHAVASARLGGHWYLGVADSSKGGTSTLFRWGGRGFYPHQALRPWHRDTHLEFLELGGRPALVVCSGTRRPLVYRWSGGAFAPHTDIPHVPDVYAAKHFRLRGHVFLCLTRFLGDAKVMRWEGSMFREVQQVPARGSLVFQPLSLAGQRYVILGNDYAPSRVYRLGAGGHLEPIQELLTPTPRAFAPLAMGHRHFLVASSFKGATQIYRHVTVDLGA